From a single Bacillus pseudomycoides DSM 12442 genomic region:
- a CDS encoding WXG100 family type VII secretion target, whose amino-acid sequence MAGQIRMSPTELKSKAKLYGRSSDEIKDILGKLQGLQNELRGEWEGRAFDGFDRQFNDLRPKVESFSQLLHEIDVQLTKTADAVASHDEELSRNFGLK is encoded by the coding sequence ATGGCTGGACAAATTCGTATGAGTCCTACGGAGCTAAAATCAAAAGCTAAACTATACGGACGAAGCTCTGATGAAATTAAAGATATTCTTGGAAAATTACAAGGATTACAAAATGAATTACGTGGAGAATGGGAAGGTCGTGCTTTTGATGGTTTTGATCGACAATTCAACGATCTAAGACCAAAAGTAGAAAGCTTCTCACAATTATTACATGAGATTGATGTTCAACTTACTAAAACTGCAGATGCTGTTGCTTCTCATGATGAAGAATTATCACGTAATTTCGGTTTGAAATAA
- a CDS encoding toxic anion resistance protein has translation MNNPVVLDSKTELNEQIAQDVRLQLRQDAEVQRIYNAVDIKDQLELIELGKEPSMEISRFADQILHTMSLSKIEDSGELLKQLGKIMDRFDSKDFAEEKSGFFSRMFKKADKMIEQIFSKYQTMGREMDKVYVEITKYQDEMKKSIGTLDGLYEQNLKYYLDLEKYVVAGEMLLERLNTELVPMYEERVRNNDQLAGIELESLRNSVEILEQRIDDLEKARMVALLTAPQIRMIQRGNNKLIGKINTAFITTIPIFKNGIIQAVNAKRQKLVADSMAELDRRTNELLKKNAQNIATQSVEVARISGSSSIKMETLEETWNIISRGMQETQQIEEQNKREREESRKRMAELTENIKKELQG, from the coding sequence ATGAATAATCCAGTCGTACTAGATTCAAAAACAGAATTGAATGAGCAAATTGCACAAGATGTTCGTTTACAGCTTAGACAAGATGCTGAAGTTCAACGTATTTATAATGCTGTTGATATTAAAGATCAACTGGAATTAATTGAACTTGGTAAAGAACCTTCTATGGAGATTTCACGTTTTGCAGATCAAATTTTACATACGATGTCTTTATCCAAGATAGAGGATTCCGGTGAACTTTTAAAACAGCTTGGTAAAATTATGGACAGATTTGATAGTAAAGATTTCGCGGAAGAGAAAAGTGGCTTTTTCTCTCGTATGTTTAAAAAAGCGGATAAAATGATTGAACAAATCTTTAGTAAGTATCAAACGATGGGCCGTGAAATGGACAAAGTGTACGTGGAAATTACGAAATACCAAGATGAAATGAAAAAATCAATTGGTACGTTAGATGGCTTATATGAACAAAACTTAAAATATTATTTAGACTTAGAGAAATATGTAGTAGCAGGAGAAATGTTATTAGAGCGTCTAAATACAGAACTAGTTCCAATGTATGAAGAACGCGTTCGTAACAATGATCAATTGGCAGGTATTGAATTAGAATCTTTAAGAAACTCTGTCGAAATTTTAGAGCAACGCATTGATGATTTAGAGAAGGCTCGTATGGTTGCGTTATTAACAGCACCACAAATTCGTATGATTCAGCGTGGTAATAACAAATTAATCGGTAAAATTAATACAGCGTTTATTACAACAATTCCTATTTTTAAAAATGGAATTATTCAGGCTGTGAATGCAAAACGTCAAAAGCTTGTTGCGGATTCTATGGCTGAGCTTGACCGTCGTACCAATGAACTACTTAAGAAAAATGCACAAAACATTGCAACGCAAAGTGTAGAGGTAGCAAGAATTTCTGGTTCTTCTAGTATTAAAATGGAAACACTTGAAGAAACATGGAATATTATTTCAAGAGGTATGCAAGAAACACAGCAAATTGAAGAACAAAACAAACGTGAACGTGAAGAAAGCCGCAAGCGTATGGCGGAACTTACAGAGAATATAAAAAAAGAATTACAAGGGTAA
- a CDS encoding TerD family protein, with protein MVIQLQKGQKIDLGKTSPGLTKAVIGLGWDIKSYDGGSDYDLDASAFLLDANGKCTKETDFIFYNNLQSPCESVLHTGDNRTGEGEGDDEQLVVDLTKVPAGVHKIAITVTIYDAEGRNQNFGQVANAFVRLANEETNEEVLRFDLGEDFSIETAVVFCELYRHNGQWKFNAVGSGFQGGLGALVRAYGLDA; from the coding sequence ATGGTTATTCAATTACAAAAAGGACAGAAGATTGATTTAGGTAAGACAAGTCCAGGTCTTACAAAAGCAGTTATCGGCCTTGGTTGGGATATTAAATCATATGATGGCGGATCTGATTATGATTTAGACGCATCAGCTTTTTTATTAGATGCGAATGGAAAATGTACGAAAGAAACAGATTTTATTTTCTATAACAACTTACAATCTCCTTGTGAATCAGTTTTACATACAGGTGACAACCGTACAGGTGAAGGCGAAGGCGATGATGAGCAACTTGTTGTGGATTTAACTAAAGTTCCAGCAGGTGTTCATAAAATTGCAATTACAGTTACGATTTATGATGCGGAAGGTCGCAATCAAAACTTTGGACAAGTTGCAAATGCATTTGTTCGTTTAGCAAATGAAGAGACAAATGAAGAAGTTCTTCGTTTTGATTTAGGAGAAGATTTCTCCATTGAAACAGCAGTTGTCTTTTGTGAATTATACCGTCATAATGGACAGTGGAAGTTTAATGCAGTAGGAAGTGGATTCCAAGGCGGATTAGGTGCGCTTGTAAGAGCGTATGGCTTGGATGCATAA
- a CDS encoding DUF1433 domain-containing protein: protein MKKIIIWFVSAVVLIAGGYFTMEYLKQKEKEEKFWKAQEARVEKYIRYNVKDVKSITFTEHETSPMGIPRLKGYINNDQQLDFVARISTTENFEDQFDRSGERGKLIKKPEKSVSEIEKEEKGKKQE from the coding sequence ATGAAGAAAATAATCATCTGGTTTGTATCTGCTGTGGTGCTCATAGCAGGAGGGTATTTTACAATGGAATACTTAAAACAAAAAGAAAAAGAGGAAAAGTTTTGGAAAGCACAAGAGGCGAGAGTTGAAAAATATATTCGTTATAATGTTAAAGATGTAAAATCTATTACATTTACAGAACACGAAACTAGCCCTATGGGAATTCCTAGACTAAAAGGGTATATAAATAATGACCAACAATTAGATTTTGTAGCTCGTATTAGTACTACAGAAAATTTCGAAGATCAATTTGATCGTTCTGGAGAACGTGGAAAACTAATAAAAAAACCTGAAAAATCAGTATCCGAAATTGAAAAAGAAGAGAAGGGAAAAAAACAAGAGTAG
- a CDS encoding lipase family protein, which translates to MSEFKKNTIATDEDYFKLSDHVYDDEVLEKGKEIEGIDGKTWKVIESIDADCLQVKNGLQAIAVVPADKYDENATHYDDIILAFRGTEPKQLADFVTDIDQISFGIKTHSKVITPSNSQTIKPDSATSFDTGLKWAKNDIVEKYHPSSLHTTGHSKGGAEADLIAAELDCYATTWAAPNPYRLLSPEAKKRVDEGKMENKATDYTHENDPIGNHTQFGAPLIGKQYTTRQNDTKEGFLTRLTMDGHGRDTYRGSFHSNGSPILKLEPEDIIRQAKKIQTLSNRLSDIAKNIEEFQRKEAEAVQKLKSQLKHETGSGGRYHLLEEHEVDEAISQIAKIRKGGNDYFHDANIAEELIHILRKEQKSLSQFGDEISDAANSLRDKDNQLAGNFQIK; encoded by the coding sequence ATGAGTGAATTTAAAAAGAACACAATTGCGACAGATGAAGATTATTTCAAATTATCAGATCATGTTTATGATGACGAAGTTTTAGAAAAAGGTAAAGAAATAGAAGGTATTGATGGGAAAACATGGAAAGTCATAGAATCAATTGATGCAGATTGTCTACAAGTAAAAAATGGATTACAAGCTATCGCAGTAGTACCAGCAGACAAATATGATGAAAATGCAACACATTATGATGATATAATCCTAGCATTTCGTGGAACAGAGCCTAAGCAATTAGCAGATTTCGTGACAGATATTGATCAGATTTCGTTCGGAATTAAAACACATTCTAAAGTAATTACTCCAAGTAACAGTCAAACAATAAAACCTGATTCTGCAACATCATTTGATACTGGATTGAAATGGGCAAAAAATGACATCGTAGAAAAATATCACCCTTCTTCTCTTCATACTACTGGACATAGTAAAGGTGGTGCAGAAGCGGACCTTATCGCTGCAGAATTAGATTGTTATGCAACTACATGGGCTGCACCGAATCCCTATCGTTTACTAAGTCCTGAAGCAAAAAAACGAGTAGATGAAGGGAAAATGGAAAATAAAGCAACTGATTATACACATGAGAATGACCCGATTGGTAACCACACTCAATTCGGTGCACCTCTAATTGGTAAGCAATACACAACGAGACAGAACGATACAAAAGAAGGATTTCTTACACGTTTAACTATGGACGGGCACGGCAGAGATACATATAGGGGATCCTTTCATTCAAATGGAAGTCCCATATTAAAATTAGAACCTGAAGATATTATAAGACAAGCAAAAAAAATTCAAACGCTCAGCAATCGATTATCAGATATCGCAAAAAATATAGAAGAGTTTCAAAGAAAAGAAGCTGAAGCAGTTCAAAAGTTAAAAAGTCAATTAAAACATGAAACAGGGTCAGGTGGAAGATATCATTTATTAGAAGAACACGAAGTAGATGAAGCCATCTCACAAATTGCTAAAATTAGAAAAGGTGGAAATGACTATTTTCATGACGCAAACATAGCCGAAGAATTAATCCATATTTTAAGAAAAGAACAAAAAAGTTTAAGCCAATTCGGAGATGAAATTAGTGATGCAGCAAATTCACTAAGAGATAAAGACAACCAATTAGCAGGAAATTTTCAGATTAAATAA
- a CDS encoding DUF1433 domain-containing protein, giving the protein MKKIIIWFVSAVVLIAGGYFTMEYLKQKELEKEKEVNFWKLQEARVEKYIRYNINDVKSIKFTEHKVSPMGVPHVKGYINGNKELRFDAGISNTKDFENDFGCSGELYDNYMKKPAKSVSEIEKEEKEKKQE; this is encoded by the coding sequence ATGAAGAAAATAATCATCTGGTTTGTATCTGCTGTGGTGCTCATAGCAGGAGGATATTTTACTATGGAATACTTAAAACAAAAAGAACTAGAAAAAGAAAAAGAAGTAAATTTTTGGAAATTGCAAGAAGCACGGGTGGAAAAGTATATTCGTTATAATATTAACGATGTCAAATCTATTAAGTTCACAGAACATAAGGTGAGTCCAATGGGAGTTCCTCATGTAAAGGGATATATAAATGGTAATAAAGAATTACGATTTGATGCTGGTATCAGTAATACGAAGGACTTTGAAAATGATTTTGGATGTTCTGGAGAATTATATGATAACTACATGAAAAAACCAGCAAAGTCTGTATCCGAAATTGAAAAAGAAGAGAAGGAAAAGAAACAAGAGTAG
- a CDS encoding TerD family protein, producing the protein MPIILEKGQKIDLTKGQPGVAKLQVGLGWDPIGQSGGFLSSLFGSKPNIDCDASVIMLENDRFLNKNDLVYFGNKLSACGSIIHSGDNLTGEGSGDDETIFVELHKVPSRINRLVFVVNIYDCVNRRQDFGMIQNAYIRIQNPQTREELARYNLSENYGGKTTLVAGEMYRDGNEWKFSAVGEGTQDKNLSEIVSRYQ; encoded by the coding sequence ATGCCTATTATTTTAGAAAAAGGACAGAAGATTGATTTAACGAAGGGACAACCAGGAGTAGCAAAATTACAGGTTGGCTTAGGATGGGATCCAATTGGACAATCAGGTGGATTTCTATCTTCGTTATTTGGAAGTAAACCAAACATCGATTGTGATGCATCTGTGATTATGCTAGAAAATGATCGTTTTTTAAATAAAAATGATCTTGTTTATTTTGGAAATAAACTCTCTGCTTGTGGAAGTATTATTCATTCAGGTGATAATTTAACAGGTGAAGGTTCTGGCGATGATGAAACAATTTTCGTGGAATTACATAAAGTTCCGAGTCGTATTAATCGTTTAGTATTTGTTGTAAATATTTATGATTGCGTGAATCGTCGCCAAGATTTTGGCATGATTCAGAACGCATATATTCGTATTCAAAATCCGCAAACACGTGAAGAATTAGCGCGTTATAATTTATCGGAAAATTACGGCGGGAAAACAACGTTAGTTGCAGGCGAAATGTATCGCGATGGGAATGAATGGAAGTTTTCTGCAGTTGGAGAAGGTACACAAGATAAGAATTTAAGTGAGATTGTATCACGTTATCAGTAA
- a CDS encoding TerC family protein, with the protein MSILQGILDTYAQFFDLDMWIKVLQDPVSWGLIGTLVVLEGLLSADNALVLAVMVKHLPEEKRKKALFYGLIGAYAFRFIAIGIGMFLIKLWWVKVLGALYLAWLSIKYFIDKRKENSEEEEHGLNQNSILFRMFGVFWGTVVMVELMDIAFSVDSVLAAFGVSNEVWILLLGGMLGILMMRGIAGVFLRLLERIPELESTAYILILIIAAKMLLSVIHIEVPHWLFFMILVIAFGATFILHYMRNSGQAREEIAATKKEDK; encoded by the coding sequence ATGAGCATTTTACAAGGAATCCTTGATACGTATGCCCAATTTTTTGACTTGGACATGTGGATTAAAGTATTACAAGATCCTGTATCTTGGGGATTAATTGGTACACTTGTTGTACTTGAAGGCTTACTATCTGCCGATAACGCCCTTGTGTTAGCGGTAATGGTAAAACATTTACCAGAAGAAAAACGCAAAAAGGCATTATTTTATGGGTTAATTGGTGCATATGCATTCCGTTTTATTGCAATTGGAATCGGTATGTTCTTAATTAAATTATGGTGGGTAAAAGTATTAGGAGCATTGTACCTTGCATGGCTTTCTATTAAATATTTCATTGATAAACGAAAAGAAAATAGTGAAGAAGAAGAACATGGCCTGAACCAAAATAGTATTCTTTTTAGAATGTTTGGTGTATTCTGGGGAACAGTTGTCATGGTTGAATTAATGGATATTGCATTTTCAGTAGATAGCGTTCTTGCAGCGTTTGGTGTATCCAATGAAGTATGGATTCTGCTTCTGGGCGGAATGCTTGGTATTTTAATGATGCGTGGTATTGCAGGTGTATTCTTAAGATTACTAGAACGTATTCCAGAGCTTGAATCAACGGCGTATATTTTAATTTTAATTATTGCAGCGAAGATGTTACTATCTGTTATTCATATTGAAGTGCCACACTGGCTATTCTTTATGATTTTAGTTATCGCATTTGGTGCAACATTTATTTTGCATTATATGCGAAATTCTGGACAAGCCCGAGAAGAGATTGCAGCTACTAAGAAAGAAGATAAATAA
- a CDS encoding TerD family protein encodes MASISLKKGQKVDLTKTNPGLSNVLVGLGWDTNRYDGQNDFDLDVSIFLVGANGKVSGSEDFVFYNNPKGANGSVEHLGDNRTGEGEGDDETIKVDLKNVPAHIERICFTITIYDGESRSQNFGQVSNSFVRIVDEEKGAELIRYDLGEDFSIETAVVVGELYRHAGDWKFNAIGSGFQGGLGALCSNFGLDVE; translated from the coding sequence ATGGCATCGATTTCGTTAAAAAAAGGACAGAAAGTAGATTTAACAAAAACAAATCCAGGTCTTTCTAACGTTCTTGTAGGTCTTGGCTGGGATACAAACCGCTATGATGGACAAAATGATTTTGATTTAGACGTTAGTATTTTCTTAGTAGGTGCAAACGGAAAAGTATCAGGCTCAGAAGACTTTGTTTTTTATAATAATCCAAAGGGAGCAAACGGTTCTGTAGAGCATCTAGGAGATAATCGTACTGGCGAAGGCGAAGGCGATGATGAAACAATTAAAGTAGATTTAAAGAATGTTCCTGCTCATATTGAGCGTATTTGTTTTACAATTACAATTTATGACGGAGAAAGCCGTAGCCAAAACTTCGGACAAGTATCTAATTCTTTCGTACGTATTGTAGATGAAGAAAAAGGTGCAGAGCTAATTCGTTATGATCTTGGTGAGGACTTCTCTATTGAAACAGCAGTAGTAGTCGGTGAGTTATATCGTCATGCTGGGGATTGGAAGTTTAATGCAATTGGAAGTGGATTCCAAGGCGGATTAGGTGCTTTGTGTAGCAACTTTGGTTTAGATGTAGAGTAA
- a CDS encoding DUF1433 domain-containing protein, with amino-acid sequence MKKKLVIILSIICIIAGGYFTMEYLKQKEKEEKFWKAQKARVEKYIHYNIQDVKSITFKEHSVSPMGVPRLKGYINNNEKLDFIAYISTTENFEDDFTRSGELGKLIKKPAKSVSEIEKEEKEKKQE; translated from the coding sequence ATGAAAAAGAAATTGGTAATTATTTTATCCATTATTTGTATTATAGCAGGAGGATATTTTACTATGGAATACTTAAAACAAAAAGAAAAAGAAGAAAAGTTTTGGAAGGCACAAAAGGCACGAGTAGAAAAGTATATTCATTACAATATTCAAGATGTAAAATCGATTACATTTAAAGAACACAGTGTAAGTCCAATGGGTGTTCCCAGATTAAAAGGTTATATAAACAATAATGAAAAATTAGATTTTATAGCTTATATTAGTACTACAGAAAATTTCGAAGATGATTTCACACGTTCTGGAGAACTTGGAAAACTAATAAAAAAACCAGCAAAATCGGTATCTGAAATTGAAAAAGAAGAGAAGGAAAAGAAACAAGAGTAG
- a CDS encoding YceG family protein, with amino-acid sequence MFSRFTLHPYALKEEADLKQFEMILEKRPQYELTENEMKFSYIACRILGVPNDVDEYFNELFDYSEAKGITVLHEQNLNKVIDSEKLRQIQEVFTLHQEAPNGLTVNRLVAHLSGKQLLPKVDNPDLQHYIHTAFITVLKLYEKQHNQSLKTEGFRRFLIDIIKLSENYVAKWFSAINYKKQMPRIVWYGDAKESQIYFLYFLIMLGCDVLYYHPEGKDGFESIDDEDRTFVVSHPGRVSLEPFPDRRRERVATVAYQASKEIEKVLHHDNSLLYKPWQFRTYTPVARTLKTTYDELFIITKEKAFIRPTFFVENKHIYIPSLFAKVSGVSKNDKEYFQRLKAVTSFDNSLLINTFPFTKEQKANFQFHYRDALDRAGNLHPDQIMNSHWWPHKRLPEGLQHGIAEAIIHTCESELCKPVGKETKQEVALYVFAQLSQIPPHILELLEKFDYSQEVPKIVIFNNEKSGELTRSDAVLLLFLNQIGIDVLHFNPSGRNDIEQYIEAGAFDSHWLEEVNFDLEFHGSSAYKNLSQTIKGLFRPFL; translated from the coding sequence GTGTTTTCGCGTTTTACACTTCATCCATATGCATTAAAAGAAGAAGCTGACTTAAAACAATTCGAAATGATTTTAGAAAAACGCCCACAATATGAATTAACAGAGAATGAGATGAAATTTAGCTATATAGCTTGTCGTATTCTTGGTGTCCCAAACGATGTAGATGAATATTTTAATGAACTATTTGATTATAGCGAAGCAAAAGGAATTACTGTACTACACGAACAGAATTTAAATAAAGTAATCGATTCTGAGAAGCTCCGCCAAATTCAAGAAGTATTTACATTACATCAAGAAGCGCCAAATGGACTTACTGTAAACCGTCTTGTTGCACATTTATCAGGAAAGCAATTGTTACCAAAAGTGGATAATCCAGATTTACAACACTATATACATACAGCATTTATCACTGTATTGAAATTGTATGAGAAACAGCATAATCAATCTTTAAAAACAGAAGGATTTCGCCGTTTCTTAATTGATATAATTAAATTAAGCGAAAATTACGTAGCGAAATGGTTTTCTGCAATTAATTATAAGAAACAAATGCCGCGTATCGTCTGGTACGGTGATGCGAAAGAGAGTCAGATCTATTTCTTATATTTTCTTATTATGCTCGGATGTGATGTTCTCTATTATCATCCAGAAGGAAAAGATGGTTTTGAAAGCATTGATGATGAAGATAGGACTTTTGTCGTTTCTCATCCAGGTCGCGTTTCATTAGAGCCATTCCCTGATCGGCGTCGTGAGCGTGTTGCAACGGTAGCTTATCAAGCATCGAAAGAAATTGAAAAAGTGCTTCATCATGATAATTCATTATTATACAAACCGTGGCAATTTCGTACGTACACGCCTGTAGCACGTACGCTGAAGACAACATACGATGAACTCTTTATAATTACGAAAGAAAAAGCATTTATACGCCCGACATTCTTTGTGGAAAATAAACATATTTATATTCCGTCTTTATTTGCGAAAGTGTCAGGTGTTTCAAAAAATGATAAAGAATATTTTCAGCGATTGAAAGCTGTCACATCGTTTGATAACAGCTTATTAATTAATACATTCCCATTTACAAAAGAACAAAAAGCGAATTTTCAATTTCATTATCGTGATGCGTTAGACCGTGCTGGAAATCTGCATCCCGATCAAATTATGAATAGTCATTGGTGGCCACATAAGCGTTTACCTGAAGGGCTGCAACATGGGATTGCAGAAGCTATTATTCATACGTGTGAAAGTGAACTTTGTAAACCAGTTGGAAAAGAGACAAAACAAGAGGTAGCACTGTATGTTTTTGCACAGCTTTCCCAAATTCCACCTCATATTTTAGAGTTACTTGAGAAATTTGATTATTCGCAAGAAGTACCGAAAATTGTTATATTTAATAATGAAAAGAGTGGGGAATTAACTCGTTCTGATGCTGTCTTGTTGTTGTTTTTAAATCAAATTGGAATTGATGTACTACATTTTAATCCAAGCGGTCGAAATGATATTGAGCAGTATATTGAAGCGGGAGCGTTTGATTCGCATTGGCTCGAAGAAGTGAATTTCGATCTTGAATTTCATGGTTCATCAGCCTACAAGAACTTATCTCAAACAATTAAAGGACTATTTCGTCCATTTTTATAA
- a CDS encoding cation-translocating P-type ATPase has translation MSNWYSKTKDQAILALETNEQHGLTDEMVQIRLKKYGRNELTTKQKRTLWQRIFSQINDVLVYVLLIAALISAFVGEWADASIIALVVVLNAVIGVIQESKAEQALEALKKMATPKAIVKRDGELKEIPSEDVVPGDIVMLDAGRYIPCDLRLIETANLKIEESALTGESVPVDKDSLYHPSLQNEEQIPLGDQKNMAFMSTLVTYGRGVGVAVETGMKSQIGKIATLLHEADDDATPLQKSLAQVGKYLGFVAVAICITMFFIGYFQGRDTLEMFMTAISLAVAAIPEGLPAIVSIVLAIGVQRMIKQNVIIRKLPAVEALGSVTIICSDKTGTLTQNKMTVTHFYSDRTYDKLKNLNINNDAQRLLLENMILCNDASYKAESQTGDPTEIALLVAGSIFHLQKDTLEDQHRRVNELPFDSERKMMTTLHEYNENYYSMTKGAIDKLLPRCKHIFINGKTEVLTEAIEEQILEAAQMMSQKALRVLSFAFKQYDTKNVNTNHMEENLIFIGLVGMIDPPRTEVKASIAECKNAGIRTVMITGDHKDTAFAIAKELGIAEKESEVMIGTELDRISDEKLTNEINHLNVFARVSPEHKVKIVKALRAKGNIVSMTGDGVNDAPSLKQADIGVAMGITGTDVAKGAADMVLTDDNFSSIVKAVEEGRNIYRNIKKSILFLLSCNFGEIIALFLAILLGWATPLRPIHILWVNLITDTLPALSLGVDPEDPDVMKEKPRDAKESLFHGSVPFLILNGIIIGFITLIAFIVGAKLYTGDTNIFPLFPSQIDDDALLHAQTMAFVVLSFSQLVHSFNLRSSTKSIFSIGVFTNKYLVFSLLIGVLMQVCIISIPPIANIFGVHALTLKDWGFVILLSIIPLVINEMIKVFKKN, from the coding sequence ATGAGCAATTGGTACAGTAAAACGAAAGATCAAGCAATACTTGCACTTGAAACAAATGAACAACATGGTCTAACAGACGAAATGGTGCAAATTCGATTAAAAAAATATGGACGAAACGAACTCACTACAAAACAAAAACGGACTTTATGGCAACGTATTTTTTCTCAAATTAATGATGTTCTCGTCTATGTTCTTTTAATTGCCGCTCTTATTTCTGCCTTTGTTGGTGAGTGGGCCGATGCGAGCATTATTGCTCTCGTTGTTGTCTTAAATGCTGTAATTGGTGTCATTCAAGAATCGAAAGCAGAACAAGCTTTAGAAGCATTAAAAAAGATGGCAACGCCAAAAGCAATTGTAAAACGGGATGGTGAACTAAAAGAAATTCCGTCCGAAGATGTTGTTCCAGGAGATATCGTTATGCTTGATGCTGGACGTTATATTCCGTGTGACTTACGGCTTATTGAAACCGCCAATTTAAAAATTGAGGAATCTGCTTTAACAGGCGAATCTGTTCCTGTGGATAAAGATTCACTTTACCATCCTTCTCTTCAAAATGAAGAACAAATACCACTCGGTGATCAAAAAAATATGGCTTTTATGTCGACCCTTGTTACATACGGCCGAGGTGTTGGTGTTGCTGTTGAAACAGGAATGAAGTCTCAAATTGGAAAAATCGCTACTCTCTTGCATGAAGCGGATGATGATGCAACACCACTTCAAAAAAGCTTAGCTCAAGTCGGGAAATATTTAGGTTTTGTAGCAGTTGCAATCTGTATCACCATGTTCTTCATCGGATATTTCCAAGGCCGAGACACGTTAGAAATGTTCATGACTGCCATTAGCTTAGCGGTTGCAGCAATTCCCGAAGGATTACCAGCTATTGTTTCCATTGTTCTTGCAATTGGTGTGCAACGTATGATTAAACAAAACGTTATTATTCGCAAGCTTCCAGCCGTAGAAGCACTCGGTTCTGTTACAATTATTTGTTCAGATAAAACAGGAACATTAACACAAAATAAAATGACAGTTACTCATTTCTATAGTGACCGTACATACGATAAACTAAAAAATTTAAATATAAACAATGATGCTCAGCGCTTATTATTAGAAAATATGATTTTATGCAACGATGCATCTTATAAGGCTGAATCACAAACTGGCGATCCAACAGAAATTGCTCTTCTTGTTGCTGGCAGCATCTTTCATCTTCAAAAAGACACTTTAGAAGATCAACATAGACGCGTGAACGAATTACCATTTGACTCCGAACGTAAAATGATGACAACATTGCATGAGTACAATGAAAACTATTACAGCATGACAAAAGGAGCAATTGATAAACTCTTACCTCGTTGTAAACATATCTTTATAAATGGTAAGACGGAGGTCTTAACCGAAGCAATTGAAGAACAAATATTAGAAGCTGCTCAAATGATGTCTCAAAAAGCTTTACGAGTACTATCATTTGCTTTCAAACAGTATGACACAAAAAACGTTAACACCAATCACATGGAAGAAAATCTTATATTCATCGGACTTGTCGGCATGATTGATCCACCGCGAACAGAAGTAAAAGCATCTATTGCAGAATGTAAAAACGCGGGAATTCGTACTGTTATGATTACAGGAGATCATAAAGATACCGCTTTTGCTATTGCAAAAGAACTTGGTATTGCTGAAAAAGAATCCGAAGTCATGATTGGAACGGAATTAGATCGTATTTCAGACGAAAAACTAACAAATGAAATTAATCATTTAAACGTCTTTGCACGCGTTTCTCCTGAACATAAAGTTAAAATTGTGAAGGCACTACGCGCAAAAGGAAATATTGTTTCTATGACTGGAGATGGTGTCAATGATGCACCATCTTTAAAACAAGCTGATATCGGAGTCGCAATGGGGATTACAGGAACAGATGTTGCTAAAGGTGCGGCTGACATGGTTTTAACAGATGATAACTTCTCATCTATTGTAAAAGCTGTTGAGGAAGGAAGAAATATTTATCGCAACATTAAAAAATCGATTCTTTTCTTACTCTCTTGCAACTTTGGAGAGATTATTGCACTCTTCTTAGCTATTTTACTCGGCTGGGCTACCCCACTTCGTCCGATTCACATTTTGTGGGTGAATTTAATTACAGATACACTCCCAGCTCTATCACTAGGTGTTGACCCAGAAGATCCGGATGTGATGAAAGAAAAGCCGCGTGATGCAAAAGAAAGCTTGTTTCATGGTAGCGTTCCTTTTCTTATTTTAAACGGGATTATAATTGGGTTCATCACGTTAATCGCCTTTATTGTTGGGGCAAAATTATATACAGGAGATACAAATATCTTCCCTCTTTTCCCATCTCAAATTGATGATGATGCTTTATTACATGCCCAAACGATGGCGTTTGTCGTACTCAGTTTTTCACAGCTTGTTCATTCATTCAATTTACGATCAAGTACAAAATCAATCTTTTCGATCGGAGTATTCACAAATAAATACTTAGTTTTCTCCCTACTTATTGGTGTACTTATGCAAGTATGCATTATCTCCATTCCACCGATTGCTAATATATTTGGCGTACATGCTTTAACTTTAAAAGATTGGGGATTTGTTATATTACTAAGTATTATTCCACTTGTTATAAACGAAATGATAAAAGTGTTTAAGAAAAATTAA